In Polyangiaceae bacterium, the genomic window GTCCCCCGCGGTCGAGCCGGCGTCGCCGACCACGTAGATCTTCCCATCCGGGGCGAGGGCCGCAGCGCGCCCGCGGCTCCAGGCGCCATACGGGTTTTCGGTGATCACTCCCTGAGCACCGAAGCTGTTGTCGGCGCTTCCGGCAGGTCCACGGGCGAGCAGGTCGAGGTCCAAGGTCTTCTCCTGGCCTCCGCCCTGGGCGCGGAGGGTCACCTTCGCCGGGCCGTGGACCATGTCCGAGTCCGCCTGGATGATCACCTTCGTCGACTTGAAGCCGGCGGGCGCGACGACTGGGTCCGCCGTCGCTCCCGTCGGCAGTCCGAGGAAGTCCAGCGTGATCGGGTCCGTCATCGCGTTGCGCGTGATCGTGACCGTGACCTCCAGGGACTCCCCGTCGATCAGGGTGAGCGTCGTGCTCTCGACGCTGATCGCGAAGCTCCCGACCGGAGGGATGCCGCCCGTGCCGCCGGCGTCGGACGCGCCTGCGCCGCCCGTACCGCCCGCGCCACCCGCGCCACCCGTGCTCGCGCCGGTGCACGTACGGGTTTCTTCGCAGGTGGTCTCGGCGCAGGCGTGGTTGATCAGCGCGAGGGCACCTGCGCCCGCCCACGCGAAAGCCCAACGAAGCCGCTCCCTGCCCTTCACAGCGCGCGGATTCTAGCAGAAGTCGGGCTATCCTGCCGGCGGTAAGGGATGCTCCCGCTCGCCGCAGGCCGCTGCTTCCGCATCGAGATCGACGACGGTGTCGTGGTCTCGACGCTCTGGGGCGAAGGGGACACGCCGGACGTGGAGGAGTACGTCGCCGCGCTCGTGCCCATTCTTCAGCTGCGCGCGCCGGCTTGCATCCTGACCGACGCCACGGACATCGAGGATCTGACCATGCGCGCCCGCTGGGTGTACGCGCAGAGGATGACCGAGCACCGCCGCTTCCTGGCGCGGAGCGCCGTCGTCGGGCTGTCGCCGCGCATGGATGTCGTGCTCCGCGTGCTGGTGCGCGCGAGCGGGCGCAGCGACCTCAGGGTATTCTACTCGCGGCAGGAGGCGATGGCCTGGCTCCGCGACGGGCTCGCGCTGCGGCGCGCTTGAGCGGGCTCGTCAGCTGGCGTCCACCTCCTCGAGCTCCAGCGCCTCGCTCTTCACGCTCGCAGGGGTGACGTCGAGCGAGCAGGTCTCGTTCGGGAAGCTCGACGTCGCAGCCTGCGCCGCGGTCTGCCCGGCGGGAAGCTCGAAGGTGCGGGCCGGGAGCTTGGCGACCCAGAGGCCGTGATCGTTCAGCGCCTGGTCGCCGCTGACGTGGGCGACCAGGAGCGCGCCGCCGTCGGTGGTGAGGCTCAGCCCGGACGGCGCGACGTGCGCGAGCTCACCGCCCGCCTGAAGCTCGATCGAGAGGGAGTCGCCGCTCGTGCGGTGAGCCTGGCTGTCGTGAGTCCCGAGCTCGATGCGGTTGCCGACCATGGGGGTGAACCGCGACAACGTCACGAAGCCGGAGGTCGGCAGCTCCCGCACGGCGACACCGGTAACGTCCTGCAAGATCGACCCGGTCCAGAACGCTGCGGCGCCCCGCGCCTCGCCGTCCGTCGAGACCGTGGCGACGAAGGTCCGCTCCGGGCTCATCTCGTGGGTGCCGATGAAGGCGAGGTCGCCGGACGCGCGCAGGGTGCCGTCCGCGATGCGCACTCGGGTCGAGCCGCACGCGCCGAGGCGCCGCGCCCAGACCAGCTCGCCGTCTGCGTCGAAGCGGGCGAAGTAGGCGATCTCCTCGCTCGGGTCGAAGGACTGGCCACCGACGACGACATCTTGACCGACGGGCACGAGGGCGCCGCCGAGCGAGAGCTTTCCGGTCGGAAACGCGATGCGACGCGCGAAGCGCACCGCGCCTTGGGCGCTGGCGCGGACGAGCACCAGCTCCGAGCCGACGTGCGCGGGAGTCGTGCGCGAGTAGAGCACCGCGACGTCGCCGCCGGGCAGCGGCGTCAGCGCCACCGCCGAGAGCTCGCGCAGCTCGGGTCCCGGCAACCCGCTCGGCAGGCGCAGGCGGCGCCGCCAGGCGAGCTTCCCGTCGTAGTCGAGGGCCACCAGCGTGAAGCGGTCCGACGCGACCAGGATCTGCATTGGACTCGTCGCCACGGCCAGCGCGCCGCGCGCGCTCGGCTCGAGAGCGAGCGCGGCCTCGTCGGGGAACAGCCCGAGCTCGATGGGGCGGTTCCACGCCACGCCGCCGCTGTCCGAGAGGTGCGTCACGCTGCCGACGTGCGCGCCCGAGACCACCCAGCTCGAGCCGTGCGCCTTCTCCACCAGAGCGCGGGCTTGCCCAGGCTTCTCGACGAACGGGTGCGTGGCCTGGACGCCGCCCAGGCGCTTGGCCCAGGGCGTGAAGGTGGGGTTCTGGTAGGTCGCGCTGGTCGGGCCTTCGCCGAGCGGCAGCGCGCTCGGTGGAGGCAGCGCGCAGGCGCGCTTCTCGTTCGGCAGGTCGGCGAACGGGTGCGCGTCGTAGAGCGTCACGCTGCCCAGGGCGCCGTAGGCGTAGTCCTTGTTCCAGCCCATGTGTTTGGCCAGCTTCGAGAGCCCGAACTTCTTCCAGGGGATGGTCAGGCGAATGGCGGGCGTGAGCTCGAACCCGAGTCGGTAGTCCCAGCAGGGCGACTTGCCTTGGTCCGCCGTGAGCTCGCCGAAGGCGTGCAGCTCCGTCGAGAGACCAAAGGTGTCGTAGGCCAGGAGCGAGAGCCGCGGGCCGAAGCTCGCCTTGGAGCGACCAGTGCTCGACACCTCGACGGTGGGCGTCGAGAACTTCTTGGTGAGCTTGGGCGCCGGCGCGGAGACGCCGCTCTTCGTCCCCACGGACACCGCGACCCCGACGTCGAAGCCGTGCTCCGTGCGCGAGTGGAAGTACGTCGCGGAGTCGCCCTCGAGGCGGGCGGTGAAGTCGAGGCTGGGCGTGAGCAACACCGGCCCGACCCATAGCTCCGGCAGCTCCCACGGCTCGTCGTTCAGCAGGATGGGCTCCGAGACGTAGGGCTTGCTCGCGGCGCCGTCCACGTCGAGCAGCGCGTTGCCGCTGAGCGAAGCGTCGAAGCCGACCTTCACGTCCGGCAGCGTCACGCAGCTCGAGAGGATCGCCGTCGGGTCCTTGACGAGCTTCTTCAGGCAATCCTTCGCGTGGCTGATGGCGCCGGCGCTGTCGAGCCAATCGAGATCGACGCTGGCGGTGAACACGACCTTGCCTTCGAGCTCGGCGTGGACGTAGAGCTGGTCGTTCTTGGTCTTTGGGTTCTGGTCCACGTCGTACACTTGGAGGTCGAACACGCGCTGATCGCCGACGACCGCGCTCTTGGACCACTGGGGCTGCGAGGTGGGCCCTTCGCTCGACGCGGCGGGCCGGGCAGTGAAGCTCACCTCGCGGGCCGCGAGCTTCGCGTGCAGCTTGGCGAACGCGAGCGGTAGCGGCACCGGCACGGTCTCCACCACGGTGTCGCCGCCCTCGTGCGACACGGAGACGACCGCCCGGAGCAGGCCCTTGGGTGTGTGCTGGCTCTTTCCGGCGATCAATACGTCTCCCGGCTGGCGCGAGGCGACGCGCTCCGGCACGCCGGCGAAGCGCAGAGTGCCGAACGCTGGATCGCTCTCGACCAGCGCGTCGAGCTCGGTGTCGCCGAGCTCGGTGACCCAAGGGTGGAGCTCGTAGCTCGCGCGGTCGCGCTCCGCGGGGGCCTCGTCAGCGGAGCCGCAGCCGAGCAGGGAGACACCGAGGGCCGCGACGACGCACAGGATTCGGGAGGTCATTGGGCCTCCTTCGGCGCGACCGCCGGCCAAGTTGCGTGCGATCTTCCGCACGCAACCGGCCCGGAGGGCCAGCCGATGGGGTCGGCGGATGAGCTATGCTTTCACCGTCCCAGTGGCGTCCCCCGATCCGTTCCACGAGCCGCGCCGCAAGTTCACCGCGGACGAGGTCTACCGCATGCTCGACGCGGGCATCCTCGAGGAGGGGCCCGGCCTCGAGCTCCTGGAGGGGGACCTCGTCGTCATGAGCCCGCAGGGCGCCCCCCACGCTGGCTTCGCGGAGCTCCTGCGCGAGCGCCTGCTCCAGGCCCTGGGTCCTGGCCACAACGCACGCACGCACGCACCAGTGGACGCCGGCCCCTACAGCCAACCCGAGCCCGACGTCGCCGTGGTCCGTGGGCGCCCCGAGGACTACCTGACTCGCCACCCGACCGCCGCGGACACCTTGCTGGTGGTGGAGGTCGCGCGCTCGTCGTTGCCCCGCGATCGGCGCAAGGCACGCATCTACGCTCAGGCGCGCTTCCCCGAGTACTGGCTGTTCGACGTGGAGCAGCGCTCGGTCCTGGTCCACCGCGACCCAGACGGCGTCTCCAGCTACGGCCAGGTCCTCACGCTCGGCGCCGCCGATCGCCTCGCCGTTCCCGGCACGCCGGCCGAGCTCGACCTGGCCGCCTTGTTCGCGCTCTTGCCGGCGTGAAAGAGAAAAGGCGGACCCCCTTCGGGATCCGCCTCTTCGCGGCTTCGTATCAAGAGCGCCCGAACCGGTCGGGCGAAGAGCGTTTGGGGGTGTGTTTGGGGCCGGGGCCCCAATCACCAGCATGACTGCGGCCCCAAACGCCCACTTGATCAGAAGTCGTGGCCGTGACCGGCGTGACCGCCGGCAGCAGCCTTCTCCTCCTTGGGCTTCTCCGCGACGAGCGCCTCGGTGGTGAGCATGAGGCCCGCCACGCTGGCCGCGTTCTGGAGCGCCGAGCGCACGACCTTGGCCGGGTCGATGACGCCCTCGGCCACGAGGTCGCCGTACTTGCCGGTGGCCGCGTTGAAGCCGAAGTTGCCCTTACCTTCCTTGACCTTCTGCACGACGATCGAGCCTTCTTCGCCCGCGTTCGCCACGATCTGGCGGAGTGGCTCCTCGATCGAGCGGCGGATGATCTGAACGCCGAACTTCTGGTCGTCGTTCACCTGCATCGCGTCGAGCACCGGCTGGACGCGGAGCAGCGCGACGCCGCCGCCGGGGACGATGCCTTCCTCGACCGCCGCGCGGGTGGCGTGGAGGGCGTCTTCGACGCGGGCCTTCTTCTCCTTCATCTCGGTCTCGGTCGCAGCGCCGACCTTGATCACCGCGACGCCGCCGACGAGCT contains:
- a CDS encoding STAS/SEC14 domain-containing protein is translated as MLPLAAGRCFRIEIDDGVVVSTLWGEGDTPDVEEYVAALVPILQLRAPACILTDATDIEDLTMRARWVYAQRMTEHRRFLARSAVVGLSPRMDVVLRVLVRASGRSDLRVFYSRQEAMAWLRDGLALRRA
- a CDS encoding Uma2 family endonuclease, with amino-acid sequence MSYAFTVPVASPDPFHEPRRKFTADEVYRMLDAGILEEGPGLELLEGDLVVMSPQGAPHAGFAELLRERLLQALGPGHNARTHAPVDAGPYSQPEPDVAVVRGRPEDYLTRHPTAADTLLVVEVARSSLPRDRRKARIYAQARFPEYWLFDVEQRSVLVHRDPDGVSSYGQVLTLGAADRLAVPGTPAELDLAALFALLPA